One Sediminicola sp. YIK13 DNA segment encodes these proteins:
- a CDS encoding thrombospondin type 3 repeat-containing protein translates to MLRKLFLLLLFCSAVSYGQFNESAPWMQNIKKGTTNTSKSGSTSYSIYEISEAFHKYWEDKDQNVKGSGYKPFMRWENYWKQFVDENGYLPSSKQIWDAWENKRNSTAIVNPISDWRSLGPVNVGAYAGRLPGQGRVNAIAVDPNNPNIWYVGAPAGGLWKSTDAGTSWSSLFDDFLQIGVSGIAIDPTDSNIIYIATGDDDAADSYSIGVFKSTNGGASWNETGLNPSNTSDNWLMNEITIDPTDSQTIWVGTNQGLYKSTNGGVLWSRKKTGNIKDFKLKPDNSSIIYAVTTNEFFKSTDGGEVFSQITSELPINSGRLVLGVTPNNTAVVYVLSADTRTNDYAFQGLYKSNDSGTTFTKTPNANNILESNQAWFDLAMEVSPSDENEVYIGCLNVWKTTDGGTTFSPLNQWFLNNPAYTHADIHTLKIFNGNLFCGSDGGIYMSSDKGTTFTDYTAGIAIGQFYRVSVSKNDASQLIGGLQDNGGQVLSEGKWNNYHGGDGMDNAISPLNDNLVYGFSQFGGFLSISTDAGQAITTIRAPEVNGSNLQGNWITPLAIDANGAVYAGYNALYKLNGTSWEKISRNIGEGKGNIEDVEIHPTNPNIIVVGQDNQLHRSTDGGLNFTLIQSFDREISDMALNRSDENIVYVVTSRRVGISQNQQPKDIGVYKIEIDDTTVTETDITYNLSTDQAFFSIAHQGRNTDNPIYLGTSLGVYRLDDTLTEWEDYFTGLPSTAVGDLEISLDDELITASTYGRGVWQSPIPIKIPDSDIRLIALSPKENAVLCGEIIPEITVENKGSSPITEVTVNYTINGVAETSFNYAIALNFGETGTIPLPALNPDLFGRNALKVTTTIPNDAFSDNNTLEHRFFANNFGNGGTINTFETEAETLTTYNEGGDGSVWEKGVPTGSVLNLAASGQQVYATNLDGNHPDNVKGIILSNCYEFSSILAPVLKFKMAYDLEINFDLVYVQYSLDSGLSWEVLGNINSTPNWYNSDRTNANSGEDDDCQNCPGAQWTGTNSELTEYSYDFTANALNGETDLTNEPNVIFRIVFQSDPAVNKEGVVIDDFVIEGFQDDDDDDNDGINDDLDNCPLTGNANQLDTDNDGMGDVCDLDDDGDGILDKDDNCPLTANADQLDGDNDGIGDVCDPDLDNDGVPNGVDLCNNTPKDAVVNVDGCEIFSLPSNYFKVLATAESCISSNNGTITIEAVASNDYTANISGGSTSLTADFTAETVFDNLPAGNYTICITLAAQPEYQNCFGVTISEPEALSVSSKVNTLGKEVSLQLKGGNTYTILVNGKAYTTSKSEITLPLTEVENNIVVKTDLDCQGSFDQQIILSNEVLIYPNPIANGNLTIQLGSEVLDGAEVSLFNMSGNRVFRKNFKTATGSIQFNVDGLAKGVYLLNITMNNKLTSYKIIRK, encoded by the coding sequence ATGTTAAGAAAATTATTCCTGTTACTACTGTTTTGTAGTGCAGTTTCCTATGGTCAATTCAACGAGAGCGCCCCTTGGATGCAAAACATTAAAAAGGGAACTACCAATACCTCTAAAAGCGGCTCAACATCATATTCCATTTACGAGATTTCAGAAGCCTTTCATAAGTACTGGGAAGATAAGGACCAAAACGTAAAAGGTTCAGGCTACAAACCCTTTATGCGATGGGAAAATTATTGGAAACAATTCGTTGATGAAAACGGGTATTTGCCTTCATCCAAACAAATATGGGATGCCTGGGAAAACAAACGCAACAGCACAGCAATCGTCAATCCGATTAGTGATTGGAGATCCCTAGGCCCTGTTAACGTAGGCGCTTATGCTGGAAGATTGCCAGGTCAGGGCAGGGTGAATGCTATAGCCGTAGACCCAAATAACCCCAATATTTGGTACGTTGGTGCCCCAGCAGGCGGTTTATGGAAATCTACTGATGCAGGAACTTCTTGGTCGAGTCTCTTTGATGATTTTCTTCAAATAGGGGTATCGGGAATTGCGATAGACCCGACCGATTCCAATATCATATATATTGCAACTGGAGATGATGATGCAGCTGACTCTTACAGCATAGGGGTATTTAAGTCCACTAATGGTGGAGCAAGCTGGAACGAGACAGGTCTTAATCCCAGCAATACTTCGGATAATTGGCTAATGAATGAAATTACCATAGATCCCACAGATTCCCAAACCATATGGGTTGGAACCAATCAAGGCCTTTATAAGTCCACTAATGGCGGTGTGTTATGGTCCAGAAAAAAAACAGGGAATATCAAAGATTTCAAGCTAAAACCCGACAACAGCAGTATCATATATGCCGTTACCACAAATGAATTCTTCAAATCCACTGATGGAGGGGAGGTATTTTCGCAAATTACAAGTGAACTTCCAATCAATTCCGGGAGGCTGGTTTTGGGGGTTACACCAAACAATACGGCCGTTGTTTATGTTTTAAGTGCAGATACCAGGACAAACGATTATGCGTTCCAAGGTCTTTATAAATCCAATGATTCCGGCACCACCTTTACAAAGACACCCAATGCCAACAATATTTTAGAATCTAACCAAGCCTGGTTCGATTTGGCTATGGAAGTATCTCCTTCTGATGAGAATGAAGTTTATATTGGATGTTTAAACGTTTGGAAAACTACCGATGGTGGTACAACCTTTTCTCCACTAAACCAATGGTTCTTAAACAATCCTGCTTATACACATGCGGATATTCATACTTTAAAAATATTTAACGGCAATCTTTTTTGTGGTTCAGATGGGGGGATTTACATGTCGTCGGACAAAGGCACCACCTTTACAGATTATACAGCCGGCATTGCCATAGGACAATTTTATAGAGTTTCCGTTTCCAAAAATGACGCTTCACAATTGATCGGCGGACTACAGGACAATGGAGGTCAGGTTCTAAGCGAAGGAAAATGGAACAATTACCACGGGGGTGATGGTATGGACAATGCCATTAGTCCACTAAACGACAATCTGGTATATGGCTTTTCCCAATTTGGCGGGTTCCTTAGTATCTCTACAGATGCAGGACAGGCCATAACTACCATAAGGGCGCCTGAAGTTAATGGTAGTAATCTACAAGGAAATTGGATCACACCTTTGGCCATAGATGCTAACGGAGCTGTTTATGCAGGCTATAATGCCCTTTATAAACTGAACGGTACTTCTTGGGAAAAAATTTCAAGAAATATAGGAGAAGGCAAGGGCAATATTGAGGATGTCGAAATACACCCCACCAATCCCAATATAATTGTAGTGGGTCAGGACAATCAACTCCACCGAAGTACTGATGGCGGATTGAACTTTACCCTTATTCAAAGTTTCGATAGAGAAATTTCCGATATGGCCTTAAATCGTTCCGATGAGAACATTGTTTATGTGGTCACCTCCAGAAGAGTAGGAATTAGTCAAAATCAACAACCAAAGGATATTGGGGTCTACAAAATAGAGATTGATGACACCACGGTAACAGAAACCGATATTACTTATAACTTATCTACAGATCAGGCATTTTTCTCTATTGCACACCAAGGCAGAAATACCGATAACCCAATTTATTTGGGGACAAGTCTTGGGGTCTACAGATTGGATGACACCTTAACAGAGTGGGAGGATTATTTTACCGGTCTTCCGAGTACTGCAGTCGGGGATCTGGAAATTAGCTTGGATGATGAACTCATAACCGCCTCTACTTATGGACGGGGCGTATGGCAATCTCCCATACCCATTAAAATACCCGATTCTGACATTAGATTAATTGCATTGAGTCCGAAGGAAAATGCAGTGCTCTGCGGTGAAATAATACCTGAAATAACTGTAGAAAATAAAGGATCAAGCCCCATTACAGAAGTAACAGTGAACTATACCATAAACGGTGTGGCAGAAACGAGTTTCAATTATGCCATAGCCTTAAACTTTGGCGAAACAGGAACTATCCCTTTACCAGCCTTAAACCCGGATTTATTTGGCCGCAATGCGCTGAAGGTCACTACAACCATTCCCAACGATGCCTTTTCCGATAACAACACATTGGAACATCGGTTTTTTGCTAACAATTTTGGGAATGGCGGAACCATAAATACCTTTGAAACGGAAGCAGAAACCCTGACTACATATAATGAAGGTGGTGATGGCAGCGTTTGGGAGAAAGGAGTACCAACAGGAAGTGTCCTTAATCTAGCAGCATCTGGCCAGCAAGTTTACGCGACAAATTTAGATGGCAACCATCCCGACAATGTAAAAGGTATCATCTTGAGTAATTGCTATGAGTTCTCATCAATCTTGGCGCCGGTACTTAAATTTAAAATGGCCTATGACCTTGAAATTAATTTTGATTTGGTCTATGTACAATACTCCCTGGATAGTGGATTAAGCTGGGAAGTGCTTGGAAACATCAATAGCACCCCAAACTGGTACAATAGTGACAGGACCAACGCCAATTCCGGGGAAGATGACGATTGCCAAAACTGTCCAGGGGCCCAATGGACGGGGACCAATTCCGAACTGACAGAGTATTCCTATGATTTTACTGCAAATGCGCTTAATGGAGAAACGGATTTAACCAATGAGCCTAATGTTATTTTTAGGATTGTATTCCAATCAGATCCTGCCGTCAATAAGGAAGGGGTAGTCATTGACGATTTTGTAATTGAAGGGTTTCAAGATGACGACGACGACGATAACGATGGCATCAACGATGATTTGGACAACTGCCCATTAACGGGTAATGCCAATCAGTTGGATACCGATAATGACGGCATGGGAGATGTGTGCGATTTGGATGATGATGGAGATGGCATTCTTGATAAGGACGATAATTGCCCATTAACTGCTAATGCAGATCAATTGGACGGTGATAACGATGGGATAGGTGATGTATGTGACCCAGATTTGGATAATGATGGAGTCCCCAACGGTGTTGACCTGTGTAACAATACCCCAAAAGATGCAGTAGTGAATGTAGATGGATGCGAAATATTTTCTTTACCAAGCAATTATTTTAAAGTATTGGCAACAGCAGAATCTTGTATCTCCAGTAATAATGGAACTATTACAATAGAGGCAGTAGCCTCTAATGATTATACAGCCAACATTTCTGGCGGTTCCACCTCACTGACGGCAGATTTTACCGCGGAAACGGTATTTGATAATCTTCCAGCAGGGAATTATACAATCTGCATTACACTGGCAGCGCAACCAGAATATCAAAACTGTTTTGGAGTAACCATATCCGAACCAGAGGCTCTCTCGGTTTCCTCGAAAGTAAATACCTTGGGGAAAGAGGTCAGTTTACAGCTGAAGGGAGGAAACACCTATACCATTTTAGTGAACGGTAAAGCCTATACCACTTCGAAAAGCGAGATAACCTTGCCGCTAACAGAAGTTGAAAATAACATAGTGGTTAAAACAGATTTGGATTGTCAGGGAAGTTTTGATCAACAGATCATTTTATCCAATGAAGTCCTAATTTACCCTAACCCAATAGCAAATGGGAATTTAACCATCCAGTTGGGAAGTGAGGTATTAGATGGAGCAGAAGTTAGTTTATTCAATATGTCTGGGAACCGCGTCTTCCGAAAAAATTTCAAAACCGCTACAGGTTCCATTCAGTTTAATGTAGATGGCCTTGCCAAGGGTGTCTACTTGCTCAATATTACCATGAACAACAAATTAACCAGCTATAAGATCATTAGAAAATGA